A genomic segment from Amphiura filiformis chromosome 10, Afil_fr2py, whole genome shotgun sequence encodes:
- the LOC140161979 gene encoding uncharacterized protein: MAFEEHITFLSLLTGITPRIDYLFTFTAQCREWSFVYLTSLTAVLLVIVTTVYGQQDLTRKPNTSGKDVTQAAVDLVVQSGIFPKDNDFLRRITCVESRDGTDPNTYRAGYDGGIWQVGRIAFEDTKNTGSHPELVAKFAQIQQAFGIDWQAVEWSDLRKPLYSAIAARLFLLNIPQAIPNSADIAGQAAYWKRHYNTAAGVGTEQDFIDRVQACAVQECAVEGIDLAFVIDGSGSIDAINFETTKSFVMRVVNGFNIGPNNTRVGVIQYAGSPVIEFDFDDYSTNADVQAAVTAIRYQDGYTNTGNALDHMTNTLFGPWRGARPTSLNIPRVAVIITDGKSHDEVLGPANAARNSNITMFAIGVASYDQGELNEIANDPDAQFTFTADNFDVIENIRDLIGTAACRGTLLKTLVFLITKFFIV, translated from the exons ATGGCCTTTGAGGAACATATTACTTTTCTATCCCTGTTAACAGGTATCACACCACGCATAGATTACCTTTTTACATTCACTGCTCAGTGCCGAGAGTGG tcttTCGTTTATTTAACATCACTTACAGCAGTATTACTAGTTATAGTTACCACTGTATATGGTCAGCAAGATCTAACCAGAAAACCTAACACGAGCGGTAAAGATGTGACCCAAGCAGCAGTAGATTTAGTTGTCCAGAGTGGTATATTCCCAAAAGATAATGACTTCCTGAGACGAATCACTTGTGTGGAATCGAGGGATGGCACTGATCCTAACACATACCGTGCTGGGTATGATGGTGGCATATGGCAG GTTGGCCGTATCGCATTTGAAGACACCAAAAATACGGGTTCACACCCAGAGCTTGTCGCCAAATTTGCCCAGATACAACAGGCTTTTGGAATCGACTGGCAGGCAGTTGAATGGAGTGATCTACGCAAGCCTCTATACTCTGCCATTGCAGCAAGACTCTTTCTGCTCAACATACCACAG GCAATACCTAATAGTGCTGATATAGCTGGGCAAGCGGCTTACTGGAAACGGCATTACAACACTGCAGCAGGTGTCGGGACAGAACAGGACTTTATTGATAGGGTGCAGGCGTGTGCAGTTCAAG AATGCGCTGTGGAAGGAATTGACTTAGCTTTTGTAATAGACGGTTCTGGTAGCATTGATGCCATCAATTTTGAAACAACTAAGAGCTTTGTCATGAGAGTTGTTAATGGATTTAACATCGGTCCTAATAACACGAGGGTTGGAGTGATCCAGTACGCAGGCTCACCTGTGATTGAGTTTGATTTCGATGACTATAGCACCAACGCGGATGTGCAGGCAGCAGTTACAGCTATCCG atACCAAGATGGATATACAAATACTGGCAATGCCTTAGACCATATGACAAACACTTTGTTTGGACCATGGCGTGGGGCTCGTCCGACATCTTTGAATATACCCCGTGTTGCGGTCATAATCACCGATGGAAAATCACATGACGAGGTCCTGGGTCCGGCGAATGCCGCTCGCAATTCTAATATCACCATGTTTGCTATTGGGGTAGCAAGTTATGACCAGGGAGAATTGAATGAAATAGCCAATGATCCAGACGCACAATTCACCTTTACGGCAGATAATTTTGACGTAATTGAAAATATAAGGGATCTAATAGGGACAGCTGCTTGTAGAGGTACACTGTTAAAAACATTGGTATTTCTTATTACAAAgtttttcatagtataa